In Janthinobacterium sp. J1-1, a single genomic region encodes these proteins:
- a CDS encoding LacI family DNA-binding transcriptional regulator, with translation MAHPFPLKVVALQAGVSIATVERVVRGGAGVHPSTVRRVLQAQEELARQSVQVGLSGKKFMIDVLMVAPQRFTDSVRQALEAELPSLHPAVLRSRFHLHETLEVERIVELLERIRKNGSHGVLLKAPDLPQVADAVGRLAAAGIPVVTLVTDLPGSRRCTYVGIDNRAAGETAAYLIGQWMGGAKQQQVLVTLSSNRYHGEEERELGFRRALRERHRNLSIVEVSEGHGIDGATGPQVAQALRDHPGIAGVYSIGGGNAAIVESFAQAGRRCKVFIGHDLDADNLALLRAGAIQAVLHHDLDQDMRRACQDILRAQGALPPLRQAQSLSAIQIVTPWNLPALAARP, from the coding sequence ATGGCCCACCCCTTCCCCCTGAAAGTTGTCGCGCTGCAGGCCGGCGTCAGCATTGCCACTGTCGAGCGCGTCGTCCGGGGCGGCGCTGGCGTGCATCCTTCCACCGTGCGCCGGGTGCTGCAGGCGCAGGAGGAACTGGCCAGGCAGAGCGTGCAGGTGGGCTTGTCCGGCAAGAAATTCATGATCGATGTGCTGATGGTGGCGCCGCAGCGTTTCACCGACTCGGTGCGCCAGGCGCTGGAGGCGGAACTGCCGTCGCTGCACCCGGCCGTGCTGCGCTCGCGCTTTCACCTGCATGAAACGCTGGAGGTGGAACGCATCGTCGAGCTGTTGGAACGCATCCGCAAGAACGGCAGCCACGGCGTGCTGCTCAAGGCCCCCGACCTGCCGCAGGTGGCCGATGCTGTCGGCAGGCTGGCCGCCGCAGGCATCCCGGTGGTGACCCTGGTGACCGACCTGCCCGGTTCACGGCGCTGCACCTATGTCGGCATCGACAACCGCGCCGCCGGCGAAACGGCCGCCTACCTGATCGGCCAGTGGATGGGCGGCGCAAAACAACAGCAGGTGCTGGTGACGCTCAGCAGCAACCGCTACCACGGCGAGGAAGAGCGCGAGCTCGGTTTCCGGCGCGCGCTGCGCGAACGCCATCGGAACCTGTCCATCGTGGAAGTGAGCGAAGGCCATGGCATCGACGGCGCCACGGGGCCACAGGTAGCCCAGGCGCTGCGGGACCACCCCGGCATTGCCGGCGTGTATTCGATAGGCGGCGGCAATGCGGCCATCGTCGAATCGTTCGCGCAGGCGGGCCGGCGCTGCAAGGTCTTTATCGGCCACGACCTCGACGCGGACAACCTGGCGCTGCTGCGCGCCGGCGCCATCCAGGCCGTGCTGCACCATGACCTGGACCAAGACATGCGCCGCGCCTGCCAGGATATCCTGCGCGCGCAAGGCGCGCTGCCCCCCTTGCGGCAGGCCCAATCGCTGTCGGCGATCCAGATCGTCACGCCATGGAATTTGCCGGCGCTGGCGGCGCGGCCGTAG
- a CDS encoding phytanoyl-CoA dioxygenase family protein: protein MHEYSAASAPPQPYWLSRQDCDLDAFHRLASRQTDAADYPHAASVQSRVPVYDCDSVRRLGKDPATLQALQAEWGRALLGGPGVIVLQRAVADLATLEQVSNVFRALIAEQHASGSASGDHFAKPGANDRIWNAQQKLCLRDPAAFGRYYGNPVLVWVSQAWLGPGYQMTAQVNVVNPGGAAQSAHRDYHLGFQSEASSASFPAHVHHMSAALTLQGAVAHCDMPLESGPTLYLPYSQLYPAGYLAYHQPAFRDYFEQHKVQLPLETGDAVFFNPALFHAAGHNRSTSIRRMANLLQVSSPFGRAMETLDRQAMSQALYPALLALRAQGQPRDEAAHAVAACAEGYAFPCNLDRDPPIGGMAPATQQQILLQALEEQWPPARLDAALADKQWRQQA, encoded by the coding sequence ATGCACGAATACAGCGCCGCCAGCGCGCCGCCGCAGCCCTACTGGTTGTCCAGGCAGGACTGCGACCTGGACGCATTCCACCGCCTCGCCAGCCGGCAGACCGATGCCGCCGATTACCCGCACGCAGCAAGCGTGCAGTCCAGGGTGCCGGTCTACGACTGCGATAGCGTGCGCCGCCTGGGCAAAGACCCGGCAACCCTGCAAGCCCTGCAGGCCGAATGGGGCAGGGCGCTGCTCGGCGGTCCCGGCGTGATCGTGCTTCAGCGCGCCGTGGCGGACCTGGCCACGCTGGAGCAGGTGAGCAATGTATTTCGCGCGCTGATTGCCGAGCAGCATGCCAGCGGTAGCGCCAGTGGCGACCATTTTGCGAAACCCGGCGCCAATGACCGCATCTGGAATGCCCAGCAAAAGCTGTGCCTGCGCGACCCGGCCGCGTTCGGCCGCTATTACGGCAATCCCGTGCTGGTCTGGGTCAGCCAGGCCTGGCTGGGACCGGGCTACCAGATGACGGCGCAGGTCAATGTGGTCAACCCGGGTGGCGCGGCGCAGTCGGCGCACCGCGACTACCACCTGGGCTTTCAAAGCGAGGCCAGCAGCGCCAGCTTCCCGGCCCATGTGCATCACATGTCGGCCGCCTTGACCCTGCAGGGCGCGGTGGCCCATTGCGACATGCCGCTGGAGTCCGGCCCGACGCTGTATTTGCCTTACTCGCAGCTGTACCCGGCCGGCTACCTGGCGTATCACCAGCCGGCCTTCCGCGATTATTTCGAGCAGCACAAGGTGCAACTGCCCCTGGAGACGGGCGACGCCGTGTTCTTCAATCCGGCGCTGTTCCATGCGGCCGGCCACAACCGCTCGACCAGCATCCGGCGCATGGCCAATCTGCTGCAAGTGTCGTCGCCGTTCGGCCGCGCCATGGAAACGCTGGATCGCCAGGCCATGAGCCAGGCCCTGTATCCGGCCCTGCTGGCGCTGCGCGCGCAAGGCCAGCCGCGCGATGAAGCGGCGCACGCGGTGGCGGCCTGTGCCGAAGGCTATGCCTTTCCCTGCAACCTCGACCGCGACCCGCCGATCGGCGGCATGGCGCCTGCCACCCAGCAGCAAATCCTGCTGCAGGCGCTGGAGGAACAGTGGCCGCCAGCGCGCCTGGACGCGGCGCTGGCCGACAAACAATGGCGCCAGCAAGCCTGA
- a CDS encoding VOC family protein: MKRVTGIGGIFFQAKDPATLRAWYQTHLGIDVQAWGGAAFSWAGEDGQPCAGTTIWNIAPAQGEPYAPGASPFMINYRVDDLDALLDALRAEGCHVLEAGEASEYGKFGWVLDPEGNKVELWQPPPGQ; encoded by the coding sequence ATGAAACGTGTCACCGGCATCGGCGGTATCTTTTTCCAGGCGAAAGACCCGGCCACCCTGCGCGCCTGGTATCAGACCCATCTCGGCATCGACGTGCAGGCCTGGGGCGGGGCCGCTTTCAGCTGGGCGGGCGAGGATGGCCAGCCTTGCGCCGGCACGACCATCTGGAATATCGCGCCGGCGCAGGGCGAGCCGTATGCGCCCGGCGCCTCGCCGTTCATGATCAATTACCGGGTCGACGATCTCGATGCGCTGCTGGACGCCTTGCGGGCCGAGGGCTGCCATGTGCTGGAGGCGGGCGAGGCGTCGGAATATGGCAAGTTCGGCTGGGTGCTTGACCCCGAGGGCAACAAGGTCGAGCTATGGCAGCCGCCGCCGGGGCAATAA
- a CDS encoding DUF2399 domain-containing protein, translating into MTTTVRLVWDQGSVNESAPDDFIERVNLATLTSLADFLGERSRGDIQAEAVALLSSQFDSFPVLVQLCERWALLRTVRRLGPESAQAWLDAIRVIVFARGLREADAIALPIREASYRIFKDTKRLEKLAPAVDVLLYNDLDALPRPGDEVWKEIGLFREEQPIRLAGNVTIKRERLTATLDTPYAAFAATSLLGIVDVPEHVTTIENLTTFHSEARRQCNERCLLIYTGGTPSPAWRAMYRRLIASIPDSVPVRHWGDIDEGGYRIATLIAQDSNHAGKILQPWRMHPDDIQEDLRRPASEGTVARMSRYALSAGWPEISAAVEIAKMTVEQEGLA; encoded by the coding sequence TTGACCACCACAGTGCGGCTTGTCTGGGACCAAGGTAGTGTCAACGAAAGCGCTCCGGACGACTTTATCGAGCGCGTCAATCTCGCTACCCTGACATCGCTTGCTGATTTTTTAGGTGAGCGCTCGCGCGGAGATATCCAGGCAGAGGCGGTAGCGTTGCTTTCCTCTCAATTTGATTCATTTCCTGTGTTGGTTCAGCTGTGCGAGCGCTGGGCTTTGCTTCGCACTGTACGCAGACTTGGTCCAGAGAGCGCCCAAGCATGGCTCGATGCAATTCGAGTGATTGTTTTCGCGCGCGGCTTGCGAGAGGCCGACGCCATAGCCCTTCCCATTCGCGAAGCGAGTTATCGTATATTCAAGGATACCAAACGCCTTGAAAAGCTGGCGCCGGCGGTGGATGTGCTGCTCTACAATGACCTTGATGCCTTGCCGCGTCCCGGTGACGAAGTTTGGAAGGAAATCGGGCTGTTTCGCGAAGAGCAGCCTATTCGGCTTGCAGGGAACGTAACGATCAAGCGCGAACGCCTAACAGCGACTCTTGATACTCCTTACGCCGCGTTTGCAGCTACGTCTCTTCTGGGTATCGTCGATGTTCCTGAGCATGTCACAACGATCGAGAATTTGACAACGTTTCACAGCGAAGCGCGCCGACAATGCAACGAAAGGTGCCTGTTGATCTATACAGGTGGCACGCCGAGTCCTGCATGGCGAGCCATGTACCGCCGGCTTATCGCATCGATTCCTGACTCAGTGCCAGTCCGTCACTGGGGGGATATCGATGAAGGCGGGTATAGAATTGCAACCCTGATAGCTCAAGATAGCAACCATGCCGGAAAAATTCTGCAGCCTTGGCGAATGCATCCCGACGATATACAGGAAGATCTACGGCGACCTGCTTCAGAAGGTACGGTGGCCCGAATGAGTCGCTACGCACTCAGTGCAGGCTGGCCTGAAATTAGTGCGGCAGTCGAAATTGCTAAGATGACTGTTGAACAGGAGGGGCTGGCTTAA
- a CDS encoding IS3 family transposase (programmed frameshift): protein MTTRKRRVFDASLKLEVVRMIKEQGQSVQNVSETMSIGQTAIRRWLTQYSAEQNGQPGIGKPLTAEQQRIRQLEQENQQLRQDVTILKKAFGLLCPRNEMIYTVIRQLQKEALPVQKSCDLLAVSRSGFYTAQHRTAKPASCKASIHLKAAFMASHQSYGSRRLVTAMANAGVRIGRYKVRRLMRQAALKPVWKRKFVHTTDSKHGLPVAANVLNRQFNPAAPNLAYVSDITYIRTGAGWLYLATVLDLYARKVVGWAMAPSMPAQLVCDALSMAIGQRRPAPGLIVHSDRGSQYASALYQEMLERHGFVCSMSRKGNCWDNAVAERFFLNLKMERVWQRQYANHAEAKADITDYIVGFYNCKRLNSALGNLPPTVYERKMATREPIVVSEIT, encoded by the exons ATGACAACAAGAAAACGAAGAGTATTCGATGCCAGCTTGAAGCTGGAAGTAGTGCGCATGATCAAGGAACAGGGTCAGAGCGTCCAAAACGTCAGCGAGACCATGAGCATCGGCCAGACGGCGATCCGGCGCTGGTTGACGCAATACAGTGCTGAACAGAACGGCCAGCCAGGCATCGGAAAACCGCTCACCGCCGAGCAACAAAGGATCCGGCAACTGGAGCAGGAAAATCAGCAACTGCGCCAGGACGTCACCATCTTAAAAAAGGCAT TCGGCCTTCTTTGCCCGCGAAATGAAATGATTTACACGGTCATTCGTCAGCTGCAAAAGGAGGCCTTGCCTGTGCAGAAGAGCTGTGATTTGCTGGCCGTCAGCAGGTCGGGTTTTTACACGGCACAGCACCGTACCGCCAAGCCTGCATCCTGCAAAGCGAGCATCCATCTGAAAGCGGCATTCATGGCCAGCCATCAGAGCTACGGAAGCCGGCGACTGGTCACGGCCATGGCCAACGCGGGTGTGCGCATCGGGCGTTACAAAGTACGCCGGCTGATGCGCCAGGCGGCCTTGAAGCCGGTCTGGAAGCGTAAATTCGTACACACAACGGACAGCAAGCACGGCTTGCCGGTGGCCGCCAATGTGTTGAACCGGCAGTTCAATCCGGCCGCACCGAATCTCGCTTACGTCAGTGACATCACTTACATTCGGACTGGCGCAGGATGGCTGTACCTGGCCACGGTTCTCGATCTGTATGCACGCAAAGTGGTCGGCTGGGCCATGGCGCCGAGCATGCCCGCCCAACTGGTCTGCGATGCCTTGAGCATGGCGATCGGACAGCGGCGGCCAGCCCCGGGATTGATCGTCCATTCGGATCGCGGCAGTCAATATGCCAGCGCGCTGTACCAGGAGATGCTTGAGCGGCACGGCTTCGTTTGCAGTATGAGCCGTAAGGGGAATTGTTGGGATAACGCCGTCGCAGAACGCTTCTTCCTGAATCTGAAAATGGAGCGTGTGTGGCAGCGCCAATATGCCAACCATGCCGAAGCAAAAGCCGATATTACCGACTACATCGTCGGTTTCTACAACTGCAAGCGTCTCAATTCAGCATTGGGCAATCTGCCACCCACCGTCTACGAACGGAAAATGGCAACACGTGAACCTATCGTTGTGTCCGAAATTACTTGA